The following coding sequences are from one Triticum aestivum cultivar Chinese Spring chromosome 5A, IWGSC CS RefSeq v2.1, whole genome shotgun sequence window:
- the LOC123106482 gene encoding BTB/POZ and MATH domain-containing protein 2-like, giving the protein MAVSQTSIAMVPSRCTSETHMARATVAVEISGYSRVKGLGRGECLHSPVFSIGSYEWCICYYPDGYDEANEGYVSVFLELLTKNAEARVLHKWMLVNRFSGRSIVVHSSKAPRAFDHEFPAWGVGKFMKKTAEVESVYVRKDCLVIECELSVIKETLDIHVPPSDLLDNFATLLEGKIGADVTFKVQGDVFSAHKILLVMRSAVFNAEFYGPMGNKGVQDIIINNMQPAVFKAFLHFIYTDSMPSIDDLDDDDKREMVKHLLVAAYKYAMERMKRICEGMLCKSLDVETVATILALADQHHCNNLKDACIEFMLSSNRMDDVIASQGYAHLKRSCPDLIVDVFERTVKSRKI; this is encoded by the coding sequence ATGGCAGTATCGCAGACTTCAATAGCGATGGTGCCGTCGAGGTGCACATCAGAGACGCACATGGCGCGGGCGACGGTCGCGGTCGAGATCTCTGGCTACAGCCGTGTCAAGGGCCTCGGTAGAGGCGAATGTCTCCATTCTCCGGTATTCTCCATCGGTAGCTACGAATGGTGCATCTGCTACTACCCTGACGGCTACGACGAGGCGAATGAAGGTTACGTATCCGTCTTCCTCGAGCTCTTGACCAAGAACGCCGAGGCGAGGGTGCTCCACAAGTGGATGCTTGTGAATCGGTTTAGTGGGCGGTCGATTGTGGTGCACTCCAGCAAAGCGCCACGAGCGTTCGACCATGAGTTTCCAGCTTGGGGCGTAGGAAAGTTCATGAAGAAAACCGCTGAAGTAGAGTCAGTGTACGTGCGGAAAGATTGTCTCGTGATTGAGTGCGAACTCAGTGTTATCAAGGAAACACTCGATATCCATGTGCCACCCTCTGACCTTTTGGATAATTTTGCAACCTTGCTAGAGGGGAAGATAGGAGCAGACGTGACTTTCAAGGTTCAAGGGGATGTCTTTTCCGCTCATAAGATTTTGCTTGTGATGCGATCGGCGGTCTTCAATGCGGAGTTCTATGGTCCGATGGGGAACAAAGGTGTACAGGACATAATTATTAACAACATGCAGCCAGCTGTTTTCAAGGCATTTCTTCACTTCATCTACACTGATTCAATGCCTTCCATAGACGATCTTGATGATGATGACAAAAGAGAAATGGTCAAGCACTTACTCGTGGCTGCATATAAGTATGCAATGGAAAGGATGAAGAGGATATGTGAAGGGATGCTATGCAAGAGTCTTGATGTTGAGACTGTGGCGACCATATTAGCTCTAGCTGACCAGCACCATTGCAACAACCTCAAAGATGCTTGCATTGAATTTATGCTCTCTTCGAATAGAATGGATGATGTGATCGCAAGCCAAGGGTATGCACACCTCAAAAGATCTTGTCCTGATCTCATTGTAGATGTGTTTGAAAGAACAGTGAAGTCCCGCAAAATTTAG